Proteins from a genomic interval of Solidesulfovibrio sp.:
- a CDS encoding penicillin-binding protein activator, whose translation MHAMIMIRRNVPRLFASLLLCFVLAALTGCGGLFAPSPAPPPPPPPPETPPAPVAPTPPPKPVAQNTVALLLPLGGPFREFGGKVQKGVKAAQDALAAAGTPLEVIVIDATQPGWVDSVRNLPPEVSLVGGPMHPLTLKELQSTGLLQSRVFLAFMSTLGEAREGVDAWRFFPSAADEIDALLRLSLADYGINQFGVLRPGDRYGQSMGEAFALAVGQRGGQVTATGVYSPQDASGWDATVLEMLKTGGGRPGFGAVFIPDEWARADKVLANFFRNKIEDLLILGPQLWTEALYRAAAAKTPININNYRLAVCPGAWWPENQGKATQDLIAAMRATGTEHADLWEAVGYDFARFAARVGRLPQGSPPQEVSARLAQAATGMDFSMAPLSYSPDGKAHVAMYLFRPSVAGPVLLDPEGFRQRLNAIRQKALENPAPENEQSYSPNPAPAQPAPAQPGQPTPPAQPAPTPPIAPQPAKPLPEQQPAPLIPVPAHRQALSAS comes from the coding sequence ATGCACGCCATGATCATGATACGCCGCAATGTCCCTCGCCTGTTCGCGAGTCTGCTCCTGTGTTTCGTCCTGGCCGCACTGACCGGCTGCGGCGGCCTGTTCGCTCCCTCCCCGGCCCCGCCGCCGCCCCCCCCGCCCCCGGAAACCCCGCCCGCGCCCGTGGCCCCCACGCCGCCGCCCAAGCCCGTGGCCCAGAACACGGTGGCCCTGCTGCTGCCGCTGGGCGGCCCGTTCCGGGAGTTCGGCGGCAAGGTGCAAAAGGGGGTCAAGGCCGCCCAGGACGCCCTGGCCGCCGCCGGCACGCCGCTGGAGGTCATCGTCATCGACGCCACCCAGCCCGGCTGGGTCGATTCCGTGCGCAACCTGCCGCCCGAGGTCTCCCTGGTCGGCGGGCCCATGCATCCGCTGACGCTCAAGGAGCTGCAATCCACCGGCCTGCTCCAGTCGCGGGTGTTTCTGGCCTTCATGTCCACCCTGGGCGAGGCCCGGGAGGGCGTGGACGCCTGGCGCTTCTTCCCCAGCGCCGCCGATGAGATCGACGCGCTGTTGCGCCTGTCGTTGGCCGATTACGGCATCAACCAGTTCGGCGTCCTGCGCCCGGGCGACCGCTACGGCCAGTCCATGGGCGAGGCCTTCGCCCTGGCCGTGGGCCAGCGCGGCGGCCAGGTCACGGCCACGGGCGTCTATTCGCCCCAGGACGCCTCGGGCTGGGACGCCACCGTGCTGGAGATGCTCAAGACCGGCGGCGGGCGCCCCGGTTTCGGCGCGGTGTTCATTCCCGACGAATGGGCTCGGGCCGACAAGGTGCTGGCCAATTTCTTCCGCAACAAGATCGAGGACCTGCTCATCCTCGGGCCGCAGCTGTGGACCGAGGCCCTCTACCGGGCCGCCGCCGCCAAGACGCCGATTAACATCAACAACTACCGCCTGGCCGTTTGCCCCGGCGCCTGGTGGCCGGAAAACCAGGGCAAGGCCACCCAGGACCTGATCGCGGCCATGCGTGCCACCGGCACCGAGCATGCCGACCTGTGGGAGGCCGTGGGCTACGATTTCGCCCGCTTCGCCGCCCGGGTGGGCAGGCTGCCCCAGGGGTCGCCGCCCCAGGAGGTCAGTGCCCGGCTGGCCCAGGCGGCCACGGGCATGGATTTCAGCATGGCCCCGCTGTCCTATTCGCCCGACGGCAAGGCCCATGTGGCCATGTACCTGTTTCGGCCGTCGGTGGCCGGGCCGGTGCTGCTCGATCCCGAGGGCTTCCGCCAACGCCTCAACGCCATCCGGCAAAAGGCCTTGGAGAATCCTGCTCCGGAAAACGAGCAGTCCTATTCGCCCAATCCGGCCCCGGCCCAGCCCGCGCCGGCGCAGCCTGGACAGCCGACGCCGCCGGCCCAGCCCGCGCCCACGCCGCCCATCGCGCCCCAGCCGGCCAAGCCCCTGCCCGAGCAGCAGCCCGCGCCGCTGATTCCGGTGCCGGCCCACCGGCAAGCCCTGTCCGCTTCATAA
- the gatC gene encoding Asp-tRNA(Asn)/Glu-tRNA(Gln) amidotransferase subunit GatC: MPIRPEEVAKVAELARLRLEEDALEGFAAQMDGILAYMETLGAVDTAGVEPLYSPVMHATPLREDTARKTYPRDRILANAPATDGQFFIVPKIV, translated from the coding sequence ATGCCCATACGCCCCGAGGAAGTGGCCAAGGTGGCCGAGTTGGCCCGCCTGCGCCTGGAGGAAGACGCCCTGGAAGGGTTCGCCGCCCAGATGGACGGCATTCTGGCCTACATGGAGACGCTCGGCGCCGTGGACACGGCCGGCGTGGAGCCGCTCTACAGCCCGGTCATGCACGCCACGCCCCTGCGCGAGGACACGGCCCGCAAGACCTATCCCCGCGACCGGATTCTGGCCAACGCCCCGGCCACGGACGGGCAGTTCTTCATCGTCCCGAAGATCGTGTAA